The following are encoded together in the Proteiniphilum saccharofermentans genome:
- a CDS encoding SusC/RagA family TonB-linked outer membrane protein encodes MKKQILLLCLALISLGAHAQITVRGKVTSATDNEPLIGATIQIKGSGNGTVTDMDGNYTLNNIAEDDILVFSSIGYETQEIRVANQNTINVVMEEAQELLEELVVIGYGTVRKSDLTSSISTIKGEEITKVTTGNAMDALQGKVNGVQVTSGGGPGTTPKVLIRGVTTVNGSDPLYVVDGMPVGTNINFLNSNDIESMEVLKDASAAAIYGTRGSNGVILITTKKGSAGKTLFNFTSSVGFQNIANPNMAKASEYEQVFKARYTNDGRTPVWNSKDNITDAEGTDWWNEVVNKTALVQNYAFSASGGNDKLVYNLSLGYFRNNSQYDVGYWDKINVRLNTEYTFNQYIKMGFDIAPRVESWDNTPNLFSAAMSMDPTTPIFKPEEEWVDNHYNNYARSYNNQEWNPVASLARQNAYSREYGVIVNPYLQLTPLEGLTLRTQFGANAHIRRSDAFTPEFEIDQLEKSTYSNVSREMKEWLDWNWTNTANYMRTFDDKHNLNLMAGFTAERFAEYWVKGARDDTPNNSENLQEVSAGTLNQQATGNTAYSTLLSYIGRVMYNYDGRYYLTASLRTDGSSKFPEGNKYAVFPSVSAAWRLTGEEFMQDQDIFNNLKIRAGWGRVGNQNISNSAYLTLLSSADAVFGRNPSRVTGTTISSVGNNRLKWETVEDYNLGLDMSFLDSRLNVTFDIYQKKSYDMLYRKQNIFAVGYPDWNSQVTMNIGSMKATGWELSFDWNDRITNDFSYNIGLNLSAVKNKAVKLSGDGPVNTGGFNSDQIIRNEDGAEIGRFYGYVADGLFQNLSEVYAHTDEHGTILQPNAQPGDIRFKDLNHDGVLDENDKTYIGNAYPDLMAGLNLGLNYKSFDFNANFYGTFGNDIFNTTKRLYAGTNGSNVYAGTLNKVWHGEGTSNDIPRLTVNDNNLNYTRVSSFYVEDGSYFRCKLLQVGYTLPKNIIPGTNLRISFSAQNPFTITNYSGMDPERPQMGASVIETGIDWIAYPNPRTFLFGIDLKF; translated from the coding sequence ATGAAAAAACAGATATTATTATTGTGTCTTGCCTTGATAAGCCTGGGTGCTCATGCGCAAATCACTGTAAGGGGTAAAGTCACTTCAGCAACAGATAATGAGCCGCTGATCGGTGCAACAATACAGATAAAAGGTTCCGGTAACGGGACTGTAACTGATATGGATGGTAATTACACATTGAACAATATCGCTGAAGATGATATACTTGTCTTCTCTTCGATAGGTTATGAAACACAAGAGATCCGCGTAGCTAATCAGAATACAATCAATGTGGTGATGGAAGAGGCACAGGAACTTCTTGAAGAACTGGTGGTGATCGGTTACGGCACTGTGCGGAAAAGCGACCTGACCAGTTCCATCTCTACCATAAAAGGAGAGGAGATCACCAAGGTAACTACCGGTAATGCCATGGATGCCCTTCAGGGTAAGGTGAATGGCGTGCAAGTGACCAGTGGAGGCGGACCGGGTACAACTCCCAAAGTATTGATTCGTGGTGTCACTACAGTGAATGGCAGCGACCCATTGTACGTGGTGGACGGAATGCCTGTAGGTACGAACATCAATTTTCTGAACAGCAACGACATCGAATCCATGGAAGTGTTGAAAGATGCTTCGGCTGCTGCTATCTACGGTACGCGTGGTTCTAACGGCGTCATCCTGATTACTACTAAAAAAGGTTCTGCCGGAAAGACTTTGTTCAATTTCACTTCTTCAGTCGGTTTCCAGAATATAGCCAATCCGAATATGGCAAAAGCTTCGGAATATGAACAGGTTTTCAAGGCCCGTTATACAAACGACGGACGTACACCGGTATGGAACAGCAAAGACAATATCACCGATGCTGAAGGTACCGACTGGTGGAATGAAGTTGTCAATAAAACGGCGCTGGTACAGAACTACGCGTTCAGCGCTTCGGGAGGAAACGACAAACTTGTGTATAATTTGAGCCTGGGCTATTTCCGTAACAATTCACAGTACGATGTGGGCTACTGGGATAAGATCAATGTCCGGTTGAATACGGAATATACATTCAATCAATATATAAAGATGGGCTTTGATATTGCTCCACGTGTAGAGTCGTGGGATAATACTCCAAATTTATTTTCAGCGGCGATGTCTATGGATCCCACTACGCCTATTTTTAAACCGGAGGAAGAATGGGTGGACAATCACTATAACAATTATGCGCGCTCTTACAACAACCAGGAGTGGAACCCCGTAGCATCACTTGCGCGCCAGAACGCTTACTCCCGTGAGTACGGCGTAATTGTTAATCCCTATTTACAATTAACGCCTTTAGAAGGATTAACACTACGCACCCAGTTTGGTGCCAATGCCCATATCCGTCGTTCGGACGCCTTTACTCCGGAATTCGAGATCGATCAGCTCGAAAAATCCACTTACAGCAATGTTTCCCGGGAGATGAAAGAATGGTTAGACTGGAACTGGACGAATACCGCGAATTATATGCGGACTTTTGACGATAAACATAATCTTAACCTCATGGCGGGTTTTACCGCAGAACGCTTTGCAGAATACTGGGTAAAGGGAGCACGCGACGATACTCCCAATAATTCCGAAAATTTGCAGGAGGTAAGTGCCGGCACACTGAATCAACAAGCCACAGGTAATACTGCATACAGCACTTTACTTTCTTATATCGGGCGTGTGATGTACAATTACGATGGTCGTTACTATCTGACCGCTTCACTCCGTACAGATGGCTCTTCTAAATTCCCTGAGGGCAACAAATATGCAGTATTCCCATCTGTTTCGGCAGCCTGGCGTTTAACCGGAGAAGAATTCATGCAGGATCAGGACATTTTCAACAACCTGAAAATACGTGCCGGTTGGGGACGCGTAGGTAACCAAAATATCTCCAACTCCGCTTACCTGACCCTTCTCTCAAGCGCTGACGCCGTATTTGGTAGAAACCCAAGCCGTGTAACCGGTACGACTATCTCTTCTGTCGGTAACAACAGGCTGAAATGGGAAACTGTAGAAGACTATAACTTAGGATTGGATATGTCTTTTTTGGATTCCCGCCTGAATGTAACGTTTGACATCTATCAAAAAAAGTCATACGACATGCTTTATAGAAAACAGAATATTTTTGCCGTAGGATATCCGGACTGGAATAGCCAGGTAACCATGAATATCGGGAGCATGAAAGCCACCGGTTGGGAATTGAGCTTCGATTGGAACGACAGGATCACCAATGATTTCAGTTATAATATCGGCCTGAACCTTTCAGCTGTAAAAAATAAAGCAGTAAAACTTTCCGGAGACGGCCCTGTCAATACCGGCGGTTTCAACTCCGATCAGATCATCCGTAATGAAGATGGTGCAGAAATCGGCCGCTTCTATGGATATGTAGCAGACGGACTGTTCCAGAATTTAAGTGAAGTGTATGCACACACCGATGAACATGGAACCATCCTCCAGCCTAACGCACAACCGGGTGATATCCGTTTCAAAGATTTGAACCATGACGGTGTGTTGGATGAAAATGACAAAACTTATATCGGCAATGCCTATCCCGATTTAATGGCGGGACTGAACTTGGGTTTGAACTATAAGAGTTTCGATTTCAATGCTAACTTTTACGGTACATTTGGTAACGATATTTTCAACACCACCAAGAGACTGTATGCCGGCACGAACGGCAGCAACGTGTATGCCGGTACACTGAACAAGGTTTGGCACGGCGAAGGAACCAGTAACGATATTCCCCGCTTAACGGTTAACGACAATAACTTAAATTACACCCGCGTCTCCAGCTTCTATGTGGAAGATGGGTCGTATTTCCGCTGTAAGCTGCTCCAGGTGGGTTACACGTTGCCAAAGAATATTATTCCCGGCACAAACCTTCGCATCTCATTCTCTGCCCAAAATCCTTTCACGATTACCAACTATTCGGGAATGGATCCGGAACGTCCACAGATGGGTGCAAGCGTCATTGAAACCGGAATTGACTGGATAGCTTATCCGAATCCGCGTACTTTTTTATTCGGTATTGATTTAAAATTCTAA
- a CDS encoding hybrid sensor histidine kinase/response regulator transcription factor gives MKGIKRETFLILILVVTMAGLQAQPSVITSLGREQGLSNNYVVSITQDKDGFLWFATEEGLNKFDGTRFTSYYKHTGNISGNELNYIYADPVEPVIWIATQRAGLDAYNYEHNTLEVFTHNDESPSSLITNDITSITPAADGNLWISTYYRGVEYFNKRTKEFTHYNTETLPDLVSDMVWTILDDHNGNLYIGHVQHGMSVLSLNDGQVVNFRNNPSDKESIPGNEVRCIYKDPNNNIWVGTDKGLALFNSDAGKFISVDSSSQGILTSRIFDIRQMNDHKLWVATELNGIAVIDIKQHFFMPSGQPSIQHYMAGHNKYSLSVATVRSIFQDSFGNIWLATYGGGINFIGHTQPLFESYGYSPLPDDVNSLNNRIALSLCLDNDEKLWIGTDGSGVNVFENGQRIRIYNKERGTLTHNTIQTMMKDSRGNIWLGSFLTGIDFYDHQSKRFQPIVVNGGRNWDVRCFFEDADANIWVGTQEGIWVLDGKTRRMIHHYDTKNNQLPEDQVRAINQDHLGRMWIGTFGLGLAVYTKDMQLLADFNEYNNFCSNTINQIFRDSYGEIWIATGEGLVRFAEHDSFHYEVFQRDNGLHNTNIRAITEDGAGNIWFSSNDGITCYVREKKQFYNYNLLDKSPMGSFSSGAVTKDKKGSIYFGYNKGVCYFNPAFVLEERIVPQVVITDMKIYESGVAPKNDQHINSFVEKNRHIVLNHKQNTFSISFNIQDYSLTNHVDYAYMLEGLDEVWHTVNDNTVMFRNVPPGHYKFLVNTRIRNQEWSPESIYPLSIHIQPPLWLTWWAKTLYVAAGLLIVFFFLLAYKKRLEMQSSYELEKNNREQEQELNNERLRFYTNIAHELRTPLTLILGPLEDLQKDGQLLSRQQQKISIVRQSALQLLNLINQILEFRKAETQNRRLCVSKSNLAVLVKESGLKYMELNVKQNIQFGINIEDEEMFLYFDKEIVNIILDNLISNAMKYTDKGSIKISLYTTMRNNLSYTEIKVEDTGYGISKEDQTRIFDRYYQAKGTRQVPGTGIGLALVKNLADLHEGEIRVESKINEGSSFYFSLLTHNIYPNALHNDREEEIPESAESINESAEETKSNGKPILLVVEDNPEIREYILDSLSDSFHVITAGEGEEGCNAAFAHIPDIIVSDIMMPGMDGITFCQKIKADVRTSHIPVILLTAKDSLQDKEEGYRSGADSYLTKPFSASLLHSRINNLLETRKRLATQFVLDSGKDEKSALFKESLNKLDNEFLENLTRLIEENIQSEKVDISYLSGKLFMSNSTLYRKVKALTGISTNEFVRKVKMNNAERLLLTGKYNISEVSFRVGMNSPVYFRQCFKEEFGLSPSEYLKKIKME, from the coding sequence ATGAAGGGTATAAAGAGAGAAACATTTTTGATACTGATTTTAGTCGTTACGATGGCCGGATTACAAGCACAGCCGTCTGTCATTACTTCACTGGGGCGGGAGCAGGGATTATCCAATAATTATGTGGTAAGTATTACACAGGATAAAGATGGGTTCCTCTGGTTTGCCACTGAAGAGGGACTAAATAAATTCGACGGAACCCGTTTTACCAGTTATTACAAACATACCGGAAATATCAGCGGCAATGAACTCAATTATATTTACGCCGATCCGGTTGAGCCTGTCATTTGGATAGCGACTCAACGCGCCGGACTGGATGCATACAACTATGAGCATAACACTTTAGAAGTTTTTACACATAATGATGAGTCACCTTCAAGTCTTATCACAAATGATATCACATCAATTACTCCTGCTGCTGACGGCAACCTGTGGATCAGTACCTATTACCGGGGGGTAGAATATTTTAATAAGCGTACAAAAGAATTTACCCACTATAATACAGAAACTTTGCCTGATCTGGTATCGGATATGGTATGGACAATATTAGACGACCATAACGGAAATCTTTACATCGGACATGTACAGCATGGAATGAGCGTTTTATCATTGAATGACGGACAGGTTGTCAACTTTCGGAATAACCCTTCCGACAAGGAGAGTATCCCCGGAAACGAGGTAAGGTGCATATACAAAGATCCCAACAACAATATCTGGGTAGGTACCGATAAGGGTTTGGCTCTTTTTAACAGTGATGCGGGCAAATTTATTTCGGTAGACAGTTCCTCCCAGGGAATACTAACTTCCAGGATATTCGATATCCGGCAGATGAACGACCATAAGTTATGGGTAGCGACAGAACTCAACGGTATTGCTGTAATTGATATAAAGCAACATTTTTTTATGCCGTCGGGCCAGCCTTCCATTCAACATTACATGGCAGGACACAATAAATATAGCCTTTCTGTTGCAACGGTCAGATCTATTTTTCAGGATTCATTCGGGAATATATGGTTAGCCACCTATGGTGGAGGAATCAATTTTATCGGTCACACGCAACCGCTATTCGAATCTTACGGGTACTCTCCGCTACCGGACGATGTGAATAGCCTGAACAACCGTATCGCGTTAAGTTTGTGTTTAGATAATGATGAAAAGCTGTGGATAGGTACTGACGGAAGCGGTGTCAATGTTTTTGAGAACGGACAGCGCATCCGGATATACAATAAGGAGAGGGGTACCCTTACCCATAATACGATACAGACAATGATGAAAGATAGCCGGGGGAATATCTGGCTTGGATCTTTTCTGACGGGGATAGACTTTTACGATCACCAGAGCAAAAGATTTCAACCTATTGTAGTGAATGGTGGTCGTAATTGGGATGTTCGCTGTTTCTTTGAGGATGCAGATGCAAATATATGGGTTGGTACTCAGGAAGGTATCTGGGTGTTGGATGGGAAAACAAGGAGGATGATACATCACTATGATACAAAAAACAACCAGTTACCGGAGGATCAGGTAAGAGCGATTAATCAGGACCATCTCGGACGGATGTGGATTGGTACTTTTGGGCTAGGACTTGCCGTTTATACGAAAGATATGCAGTTGTTGGCCGATTTTAATGAGTATAACAATTTTTGTTCCAATACTATAAATCAGATCTTCCGGGATTCATATGGAGAGATATGGATTGCTACGGGGGAGGGACTGGTACGTTTTGCAGAACACGATTCGTTTCACTACGAAGTATTTCAGCGTGACAATGGTTTACATAATACCAATATCCGGGCTATCACAGAGGATGGTGCGGGAAATATCTGGTTCAGCAGTAACGACGGGATCACTTGCTATGTAAGAGAAAAAAAACAATTCTATAATTACAATCTCCTCGATAAGTCGCCGATGGGTAGTTTCTCATCCGGTGCCGTGACAAAAGATAAAAAAGGGAGCATCTATTTCGGGTATAACAAAGGGGTGTGCTATTTTAATCCGGCATTTGTATTGGAAGAGCGTATTGTACCTCAGGTTGTTATAACTGATATGAAAATCTATGAATCGGGAGTAGCACCAAAAAATGATCAGCACATCAACTCGTTTGTAGAAAAAAACAGACATATCGTTTTGAATCATAAGCAGAATACATTCAGTATCTCTTTCAATATTCAGGACTATTCGTTGACCAATCACGTAGATTATGCATATATGCTGGAAGGATTGGATGAAGTATGGCATACTGTAAATGACAATACGGTTATGTTCCGCAATGTCCCTCCGGGACATTATAAATTCCTGGTTAACACACGAATAAGAAATCAGGAGTGGTCTCCGGAGAGCATTTATCCTCTTTCCATTCATATACAGCCTCCTTTATGGCTTACATGGTGGGCTAAAACTCTTTATGTGGCGGCAGGCCTGCTCATCGTGTTCTTTTTCCTGCTGGCTTATAAAAAGAGATTGGAAATGCAGAGTTCCTATGAGTTGGAGAAGAATAATCGTGAGCAGGAGCAGGAATTGAATAATGAGCGATTGAGGTTCTACACGAATATCGCTCATGAATTACGTACGCCGTTGACACTTATATTAGGCCCTTTGGAAGATTTACAAAAGGATGGTCAATTATTATCCAGACAGCAGCAGAAGATATCCATTGTACGCCAGAGTGCGCTCCAACTGTTGAATCTGATCAACCAAATACTTGAATTCAGGAAAGCAGAGACCCAGAACAGAAGACTCTGTGTAAGTAAATCCAATCTGGCTGTCCTGGTAAAAGAATCCGGACTTAAATACATGGAACTGAATGTAAAACAAAATATCCAATTTGGGATAAATATTGAAGATGAGGAGATGTTTCTCTATTTCGATAAAGAGATTGTGAATATCATATTGGATAACCTCATCTCCAATGCAATGAAATATACTGACAAAGGATCAATAAAAATATCTTTATACACAACAATGCGTAATAATCTTTCCTATACCGAAATTAAAGTGGAGGATACTGGTTACGGAATATCAAAAGAAGACCAGACACGTATTTTTGACAGATACTACCAGGCAAAAGGCACCCGGCAAGTCCCGGGTACGGGTATAGGACTCGCACTTGTGAAAAATCTTGCAGACCTGCATGAGGGAGAGATCAGGGTTGAAAGTAAAATAAACGAAGGCAGTAGTTTCTATTTTTCATTGCTCACGCATAATATATATCCGAATGCATTACACAATGACCGGGAAGAAGAGATTCCTGAATCAGCAGAAAGTATAAATGAATCTGCGGAGGAGACAAAGTCGAACGGAAAACCTATTTTGCTGGTTGTTGAGGATAACCCGGAGATCCGTGAATATATACTTGATTCATTATCGGATTCATTCCATGTTATTACTGCAGGTGAAGGTGAAGAGGGGTGCAATGCAGCCTTCGCCCATATTCCTGATATCATTGTAAGCGACATTATGATGCCCGGTATGGATGGGATCACTTTTTGTCAGAAGATAAAGGCGGATGTAAGAACCAGCCATATCCCGGTTATCCTGCTCACCGCAAAAGATTCACTACAAGATAAAGAAGAGGGTTACAGATCAGGGGCCGATTCTTATTTAACAAAACCATTCAGCGCGTCTCTTCTTCACAGCCGCATCAACAACCTGCTGGAGACCCGAAAAAGACTGGCCACACAGTTCGTGCTCGATTCGGGGAAAGATGAAAAAAGCGCTCTGTTTAAAGAGTCACTGAACAAACTCGATAATGAGTTTCTGGAGAACCTGACACGCCTGATCGAGGAAAATATCCAGTCGGAGAAAGTCGATATTAGTTATTTATCGGGTAAACTCTTTATGAGTAATTCCACCCTTTACAGAAAAGTGAAAGCGCTGACGGGTATTTCCACCAATGAGTTTGTACGCAAAGTAAAGATGAATAATGCAGAGCGCCTCCTGTTAACAGGAAAATACAATATCTCGGAAGTTTCCTTTAGAGTCGGCATGAACAGTCCTGTTTATTTCAGACAATGCTTTAAAGAAGAATTTGGTCTGTCTCCTTCGGAATACCTGAAAAAGATCAAAATGGAATAA
- a CDS encoding family 43 glycosylhydrolase — MKKYLAHLFILSCILFYSCVQQSKSSQPKNDAPGELIVPGEQWFDTDGDIINAHGGGILYHEGKYYWFGEHKGERSNAALVGITCYSSSDLYTWKNEGIALPVSEDPESPIVRGSTIERPKVIYNAKTGKFVMYFHLELKGRGYDAAHVAVAVSDQVTGPYKLVKNGRVNAGKWPENMMEAQRNSPVKSTDFKEWWTPEWMAAIKGGLFVRRDFEGGQMSRDMTLFVDDDNKAYHIYSSEDNLTLHIAELTDDYLDYTGKYIRVEPGGHNEAPAIFKKDGCYFMITSGCTGWDPNAARLLTADHIMGQWTLHPNPCKGEDAQLTFHSQSTFILPVQGKENAFIFMADRWRPQNPIDGRYIWLPILFENGLPVLKWFDKWDLGIFDKINADTSVPKEVEGYKLVWNDEFDNPGAPDREVWSFEEGFARNHELQWYQEENAECRDGLLVISARREKRENPLYERGSNDWRRSREYIEYTSSSIKTEGRKEFQYGRFEIRARIPVAGGSWPAIWTLGTEMEWPSNGEIDIMEYYRIDDVPHILANAAWGTDEQWKAKWDSSATPFTHFTDRDPRWADKFHTWRMDWDEDAIRLYLDDELLNEVDLSETVNGSLGDHKNPFQQPHYLLLNLAIGGQHGGTPDNSAFPLHYEIDYVRVYQKK; from the coding sequence ATGAAAAAATATCTTGCCCATCTATTTATCTTGTCCTGCATTTTATTTTACAGTTGTGTACAGCAGAGCAAATCTTCACAACCGAAGAATGATGCTCCGGGGGAGTTGATAGTACCCGGAGAACAATGGTTCGATACCGATGGAGACATCATCAATGCCCACGGAGGGGGTATTCTCTATCACGAAGGTAAATACTACTGGTTCGGGGAGCATAAAGGCGAACGGTCCAACGCTGCATTGGTGGGGATAACCTGTTACTCGTCATCCGATTTGTATACATGGAAAAATGAGGGAATAGCCCTGCCAGTGAGTGAAGATCCGGAAAGCCCGATAGTAAGAGGCAGTACCATCGAGCGCCCTAAAGTGATCTATAATGCCAAAACCGGAAAATTCGTGATGTACTTCCATCTTGAACTCAAAGGTAGGGGTTATGATGCTGCTCATGTTGCGGTGGCGGTAAGCGACCAGGTAACAGGTCCTTACAAACTGGTGAAAAACGGCCGGGTAAATGCCGGAAAATGGCCGGAAAATATGATGGAAGCACAGCGGAACTCACCGGTGAAATCAACCGATTTTAAAGAGTGGTGGACACCCGAATGGATGGCAGCCATAAAAGGCGGCCTGTTCGTTCGCCGTGATTTCGAGGGCGGACAAATGTCCCGCGATATGACCCTGTTTGTGGACGACGATAACAAAGCCTACCATATCTATTCGTCTGAAGACAACCTTACATTACACATAGCAGAATTAACCGACGATTATCTGGATTATACCGGAAAATATATCCGCGTAGAACCGGGAGGGCACAACGAAGCGCCGGCTATCTTCAAGAAAGACGGATGCTATTTCATGATCACTTCCGGTTGTACAGGGTGGGATCCCAATGCTGCCCGTTTGCTGACAGCCGACCATATTATGGGGCAATGGACATTACATCCAAATCCCTGCAAGGGAGAAGATGCGCAGCTTACATTCCATTCACAAAGCACCTTCATTCTTCCCGTACAGGGAAAAGAGAATGCCTTTATATTTATGGCAGACCGCTGGAGACCTCAGAACCCTATCGACGGCAGGTATATATGGCTCCCTATTCTTTTCGAGAACGGATTACCGGTGCTGAAATGGTTTGATAAATGGGATCTGGGCATCTTTGATAAGATAAATGCAGATACTTCTGTTCCCAAAGAGGTAGAAGGTTATAAACTTGTGTGGAATGATGAATTTGATAACCCGGGCGCTCCCGACAGGGAAGTGTGGTCTTTTGAGGAAGGCTTTGCCCGTAACCATGAGTTGCAGTGGTATCAGGAAGAAAATGCAGAATGCCGTGATGGCCTTTTGGTGATCTCGGCACGCAGGGAAAAAAGAGAGAACCCGCTATATGAACGAGGCAGTAATGACTGGCGCCGGAGCAGGGAATATATCGAATATACTTCCTCCTCAATAAAAACAGAAGGAAGGAAAGAATTCCAGTACGGTCGTTTCGAGATTCGCGCGAGGATACCGGTTGCCGGTGGCTCGTGGCCTGCCATATGGACGCTTGGTACGGAGATGGAGTGGCCCTCCAACGGGGAGATCGATATCATGGAGTATTACCGGATAGACGATGTACCGCACATCTTGGCGAACGCCGCGTGGGGTACCGACGAGCAATGGAAGGCAAAGTGGGACTCATCGGCCACCCCGTTTACCCACTTTACCGATCGTGATCCGCGTTGGGCCGATAAATTCCATACATGGAGAATGGACTGGGATGAAGACGCGATCCGGTTGTACTTGGATGACGAATTGCTTAACGAGGTAGACCTGTCAGAGACGGTGAACGGATCGTTGGGTGACCACAAGAACCCGTTCCAGCAGCCCCATTACCTGTTGCTGAACCTGGCTATTGGCGGGCAGCACGGGGGCACACCGGATAATTCCGCGTTCCCCTTGCATTACGAGATAGACTACGTGCGCGTATATCAGAAGAAATAA
- a CDS encoding discoidin domain-containing protein has protein sequence MKIKSYISYCLGAILCLSSITGCSGDYNSFVDSDQKITGKPSSVSNITSDELPGQIKLNWDIPADSNFYFLKITYFDHLTQTEKTKVASVYTNELIIDNTRAKFGNYQFTFQTFNSNNEGGDITSLSAKSGIAPTIETITSSKLKLDNNQFSTDNQEPSEGPISNLNDGNPNTFFHTRWSSPQIPLPQYIQIDLYEPLTNFSFSYQNRNGAQVGPEHLKVLISNDGTDWTEIAEFTSGLPSASQAIYNSPVIRNSTSFIYVRFLVTKTYGDRNYFNLAEFMLYDVQIDIYDPESD, from the coding sequence ATGAAAATAAAATCATATATCAGTTATTGTTTAGGAGCAATACTATGTCTATCTTCCATAACAGGCTGTAGTGGAGATTACAACTCTTTTGTCGACTCCGACCAGAAGATAACGGGAAAGCCGTCATCTGTTTCAAATATAACATCAGACGAATTGCCGGGACAGATTAAATTAAACTGGGATATTCCGGCCGATTCGAACTTCTATTTTCTGAAGATAACCTATTTTGATCATTTGACACAAACAGAAAAAACGAAAGTTGCGTCTGTGTACACCAATGAACTTATTATCGATAATACAAGGGCTAAATTTGGAAATTATCAATTCACTTTCCAGACTTTTAACAGCAATAATGAGGGAGGTGATATTACATCGTTAAGTGCAAAATCCGGTATAGCTCCAACAATTGAAACTATAACTTCCAGTAAGTTGAAATTGGACAACAACCAGTTCAGTACCGATAATCAGGAACCAAGTGAGGGTCCCATCAGCAATCTTAACGATGGAAATCCAAATACGTTTTTCCATACACGATGGTCTTCCCCACAGATACCACTTCCACAGTATATACAAATTGACTTATATGAGCCGCTTACCAATTTTTCGTTCTCGTATCAGAACAGAAACGGAGCACAGGTTGGCCCCGAACATCTGAAAGTATTGATAAGCAACGACGGCACTGACTGGACTGAGATAGCCGAATTCACATCGGGTTTACCATCTGCTTCGCAGGCAATCTATAATTCTCCTGTGATCAGGAATTCTACTTCGTTTATATATGTCCGTTTCTTAGTAACAAAAACATACGGTGATAGAAATTACTTTAACTTAGCAGAATTCATGTTATACGATGTACAGATCGATATTTATGATCCGGAATCTGATTAA